The proteins below are encoded in one region of Pacificitalea manganoxidans:
- a CDS encoding valine--tRNA ligase, with translation MTMDKTFDAAAAEARLYAAWDEAGAFRAGANAAGPDAPAFSIMIPPPNVTGSLHMGHAFNNTLQDILIRWHRMRGFDTLWQPGQDHAGIATQMVVERELAKDDSNPTRREMGREAFLEKVWEWKGQSGGTIVNQLKRLGASCDWSRNAFTMSGAPGAPEGEDGNFHDAVIKVFAYMYHKGLIYRGKRLVNWDPHFETAISDLEVENVEVAGHMWHFKYPLAGGETYTYEERDEDGVVTFSEERDYIAIATTRPETMLGDGAVAVHPSDARYAAIVGKLCEIPVGPKEHRRLIPIITDEYPDPDFGSGAVKITGAHDFNDYGVARRNDIPMYRLMDTRGAMRADGEDYATCAERAQQIAEGATFTSAEIDTLNLVPDAWRGLDRFEARRQVVEAITAEGLAVTVTGEDGETVPLVENKPIMQPFGDRSKVVIEPMLTDQWFVDTAQIVEPALEAVRSGETQILPESDRKVYFHWLENIEPWCISRQLWWGHQIPVWYGLNLFAEGALGPSGDLDDVDLGQLLMENGIVHAGDHHHCDADLDAVKDRFRADIASLPAPLNAMQVVECADQDEATERFAASLAEYAVSGDPTHLIYPVWRDADVLDTWFSSGLWPIGTLGWPENTPELQKYFPTSVLITGFDIIFFWVARMMMMQYAVVGQKPFSTVYVHALVRDEKGKKMSKSLGNVLDPLELIDEYGADAVRFTLTAMAAMGRDLKLSTNRIAGYRNFGTKLWNAARFAEMNEVFTAAPPLAAGQVPAPTRAVNRWIVGETARVRAEVDAALSAYRFNDAANALYVFVWGKVCDWYVEFSKPLLQGDDAEAQAETRQVMAWVIDQCLILLHPIMPFITEELWDGLRPRDGMLIHADWPTYAAADHADAEADREMEWVISLIDGIRSVRAQMNVPVALKIKLLQLDLDAAGQAAWSRNEALIKRLARIDSLEPVAAQPKGAVTVAVDGGTFCLPLADIIDVEAEVARLEKQLGKLDKEMGGMKGRLGNQKFIASAPPEVVEETRANLAARQEEHDRLAAALERLRAMG, from the coding sequence ATGACGATGGACAAGACTTTCGACGCCGCCGCGGCTGAGGCCCGGCTATACGCAGCATGGGACGAGGCTGGCGCCTTCCGCGCCGGGGCCAATGCCGCCGGGCCCGACGCCCCGGCCTTCTCGATCATGATCCCGCCGCCGAATGTCACCGGCTCGCTGCATATGGGGCATGCCTTCAACAACACGTTGCAGGATATCCTGATCCGCTGGCACCGGATGCGCGGCTTTGACACCCTGTGGCAGCCCGGTCAGGACCATGCGGGCATCGCCACGCAGATGGTGGTGGAGCGTGAACTGGCCAAGGATGACAGCAACCCGACCCGGCGCGAGATGGGCCGCGAGGCGTTTCTGGAAAAGGTTTGGGAGTGGAAGGGCCAATCCGGCGGCACCATCGTCAACCAGCTGAAGCGTCTCGGCGCCTCCTGCGACTGGTCGCGCAACGCCTTCACCATGTCCGGCGCCCCCGGCGCGCCCGAGGGCGAAGACGGCAATTTCCATGATGCCGTCATCAAGGTCTTTGCCTACATGTATCACAAGGGCCTCATCTACCGCGGCAAGCGGCTGGTGAACTGGGACCCGCATTTCGAGACCGCGATTTCCGATCTGGAAGTCGAAAATGTCGAAGTCGCGGGCCATATGTGGCATTTCAAATACCCGCTCGCGGGTGGTGAAACCTACACCTACGAGGAACGCGACGAGGACGGCGTGGTCACCTTCTCGGAGGAGCGGGATTATATCGCCATCGCCACCACCCGGCCTGAGACGATGCTGGGCGACGGCGCGGTCGCGGTGCACCCGTCGGATGCGCGCTATGCGGCGATCGTGGGCAAGCTGTGCGAAATCCCGGTCGGGCCCAAGGAACACCGCCGCCTGATCCCGATCATCACCGATGAATATCCCGATCCCGATTTCGGCTCCGGCGCGGTGAAGATCACCGGCGCGCATGATTTCAACGATTACGGCGTCGCCCGTCGCAACGACATCCCGATGTATCGGCTGATGGACACCCGTGGCGCGATGCGTGCCGATGGCGAGGATTACGCGACCTGCGCCGAGCGCGCGCAGCAGATCGCGGAAGGCGCGACCTTTACCTCCGCCGAGATCGACACGCTGAACCTTGTCCCCGATGCGTGGCGCGGGCTCGACCGGTTCGAGGCGCGGCGGCAGGTTGTCGAGGCGATCACCGCCGAGGGTCTGGCCGTGACCGTGACGGGTGAGGATGGCGAAACCGTGCCGCTGGTCGAAAACAAGCCGATCATGCAGCCCTTTGGCGACCGCTCCAAGGTGGTGATCGAGCCGATGCTGACCGATCAGTGGTTCGTCGACACCGCGCAGATCGTGGAGCCTGCGCTGGAGGCCGTGCGCTCCGGCGAGACGCAGATCCTGCCCGAAAGCGACCGCAAGGTGTATTTCCACTGGCTGGAGAATATCGAGCCGTGGTGCATCAGCCGCCAGCTGTGGTGGGGGCATCAGATCCCGGTCTGGTATGGTCTGAACCTGTTCGCCGAGGGCGCGCTGGGGCCGTCGGGCGATCTCGACGATGTGGATCTGGGGCAGCTTTTGATGGAAAATGGCATCGTCCATGCCGGCGACCACCATCACTGCGACGCCGATCTGGACGCGGTAAAGGACCGGTTCCGCGCCGATATCGCCTCGCTCCCCGCGCCGCTGAACGCGATGCAGGTCGTCGAATGCGCCGATCAGGACGAGGCGACCGAGCGGTTCGCCGCGAGCCTTGCCGAATATGCCGTGTCCGGCGATCCGACGCATCTGATCTACCCGGTCTGGCGCGATGCCGATGTGCTCGACACGTGGTTTTCGTCCGGGCTCTGGCCGATCGGGACGCTGGGCTGGCCCGAGAACACGCCGGAATTGCAGAAATATTTCCCGACCAGCGTGCTGATCACCGGGTTTGACATCATCTTCTTCTGGGTCGCCCGAATGATGATGATGCAATATGCCGTGGTGGGGCAGAAGCCGTTTTCGACCGTCTATGTCCATGCTCTCGTCCGCGACGAGAAGGGCAAGAAGATGTCGAAGAGCCTCGGCAATGTGCTCGACCCGCTGGAATTGATCGACGAATACGGCGCCGATGCCGTGCGCTTTACCCTGACCGCGATGGCGGCGATGGGGCGCGATCTGAAACTGTCGACCAACCGGATCGCGGGTTATCGCAACTTCGGCACGAAGCTGTGGAATGCCGCGCGGTTTGCCGAGATGAACGAGGTGTTCACCGCCGCGCCTCCGCTGGCCGCCGGTCAGGTGCCCGCCCCGACCCGCGCCGTGAACCGCTGGATCGTGGGCGAGACCGCTCGCGTGCGCGCAGAGGTCGATGCCGCGCTTTCCGCCTATCGCTTCAACGACGCGGCGAATGCGCTATACGTCTTTGTCTGGGGCAAGGTCTGCGACTGGTATGTGGAGTTCTCCAAGCCGCTGCTGCAAGGCGACGATGCGGAGGCACAGGCCGAAACCCGGCAGGTCATGGCATGGGTGATCGACCAGTGTCTGATCCTGCTGCACCCGATCATGCCCTTCATCACCGAAGAGCTGTGGGATGGCCTGCGCCCGCGCGACGGCATGCTGATCCACGCCGATTGGCCGACCTATGCCGCCGCCGACCATGCCGATGCCGAGGCGGATCGCGAAATGGAATGGGTGATTTCGCTGATCGACGGCATCCGGTCGGTGCGCGCGCAGATGAACGTGCCCGTGGCGCTGAAGATCAAGCTGCTGCAACTGGATCTGGATGCGGCAGGTCAGGCTGCGTGGTCCCGCAACGAGGCGCTGATCAAGCGGCTGGCGCGGATCGACAGTCTGGAGCCCGTCGCGGCCCAGCCCAAGGGCGCGGTGACCGTGGCCGTCGATGGCGGCACCTTCTGCCTGCCGCTGGCTGATATCATCGATGTCGAGGCCGAGGTCGCGCGTCTGGAGAAGCAGCTGGGCAAGCTCGACAAGGAAATGGGCGGCATGAAGGGACGGCTGGGCAACCAGAAGTTCATCGCCTCCGCCCCGCCCGAAGTGGTCGAGGAAACCCGCGCCAACCTCGCCGCCCGGCAGGAAGAGCACGACCGCCTCGCCGCCGCGCTGGAGCGCCTGCGCGCGATGGGGTGA
- the metG gene encoding methionine--tRNA ligase, with protein MARILITSAIPYINGIKHLGNLVGSQLPADLYARYNRGRGNEVLFLCATDEHGTPAELAATKAGMAVEEYCAQMHQTQAELAAGFRLSFDHFGRSSSPQNHRLTQYFAGLLAENGLIEEVSERQVFSKADDRFLPDRYIEGTCPNCGYDKARGDQCENCTKQLDPTDLIEPRSAISGSTDLEVRETKHLYLKQSKLKDDLDAWIDAQQDWPILTTSIAKKWLHDGDGLQDRGITRDLYWGVPVKKGDAPWPGMEGKVFYVWFDAPIEYIACAAEWAEAQGLDEAQWWRWWRTDEGADDVRYVQFMGKDNVPFHTLSFPATIKGSGEPWKLVDYIKSFNYLNYDGGQFSTSQGRGIFMDQALDILPADYWRWWLLSHAPESSDAEFTWENFQASVNKDLADVLGNFVSRVTKFCRSKFGETVPAGGSLSPEGQALIDELTTRLKAYEQHMDAIEVRKSAAELRAMWVAGNEFLQEAAPWSKFKTDPEAAAADIRLALNLIAFYAVISAPFIPDAADQLLSAMQTETTAWPSDIAKVLARLEPGHGFTVPDSLFAKITDEQREDWATRFAGIRS; from the coding sequence ATGGCCCGCATCCTGATCACCTCCGCCATTCCTTATATCAATGGCATCAAGCATCTGGGCAATCTGGTGGGCAGCCAGTTGCCTGCCGATCTCTACGCCCGCTACAACCGTGGCCGCGGCAATGAGGTGCTGTTTCTCTGTGCCACCGACGAACACGGCACGCCCGCCGAACTGGCCGCGACTAAGGCCGGGATGGCGGTGGAGGAATACTGCGCGCAGATGCACCAGACGCAGGCTGAGCTTGCCGCCGGGTTCCGCCTGAGCTTTGACCATTTCGGGCGCTCCTCCTCGCCGCAGAACCACCGCCTGACCCAGTATTTCGCGGGGCTGCTGGCCGAAAACGGGCTGATCGAGGAAGTGTCCGAACGGCAGGTCTTTTCCAAGGCCGATGACCGCTTTCTGCCGGATCGCTACATCGAGGGCACCTGCCCCAATTGCGGCTATGACAAGGCCCGTGGCGACCAGTGCGAGAACTGCACCAAGCAGTTGGACCCGACCGACCTGATCGAGCCGCGCTCCGCCATTTCGGGCTCCACCGATCTGGAAGTGCGCGAGACCAAGCACCTGTATCTCAAGCAATCGAAGCTGAAAGACGACCTCGATGCGTGGATCGACGCGCAGCAGGACTGGCCGATCCTGACCACCTCGATTGCCAAGAAATGGCTGCATGACGGCGACGGGCTTCAGGATCGCGGCATCACCCGCGATCTATACTGGGGCGTGCCGGTCAAGAAGGGCGACGCGCCTTGGCCTGGCATGGAGGGCAAGGTTTTCTACGTCTGGTTCGACGCGCCCATCGAATACATCGCCTGCGCGGCTGAATGGGCGGAGGCACAGGGCCTCGACGAGGCGCAGTGGTGGCGCTGGTGGCGCACCGACGAGGGCGCGGATGACGTGCGCTACGTCCAGTTCATGGGCAAGGATAACGTGCCCTTCCACACCCTGTCCTTCCCGGCCACGATCAAGGGCTCGGGCGAGCCGTGGAAGCTGGTCGATTACATCAAATCGTTCAACTATCTGAACTATGATGGCGGGCAGTTTTCCACCAGTCAGGGCCGCGGCATCTTTATGGACCAGGCGCTGGATATCCTGCCTGCCGATTACTGGCGCTGGTGGCTGCTGAGCCATGCGCCCGAAAGCTCGGACGCCGAATTCACATGGGAGAATTTCCAAGCCAGCGTGAACAAGGATCTGGCCGACGTGCTTGGCAATTTCGTCAGCCGCGTGACCAAGTTCTGCCGCTCGAAATTCGGCGAGACCGTGCCCGCAGGCGGCAGCCTGTCGCCCGAAGGTCAGGCGCTGATCGATGAGCTGACCACCCGGCTGAAAGCCTATGAGCAGCATATGGACGCGATCGAGGTGCGCAAATCCGCCGCCGAGCTGCGCGCCATGTGGGTCGCGGGCAACGAATTCCTGCAAGAAGCGGCGCCGTGGTCGAAATTCAAGACCGATCCGGAGGCCGCCGCCGCCGATATCCGGCTGGCGCTGAACCTGATCGCCTTCTACGCCGTGATTTCCGCGCCCTTCATTCCTGATGCCGCCGATCAGCTTCTGTCCGCGATGCAGACCGAAACGACCGCGTGGCCGTCGGACATCGCCAAGGTGCTGGCACGGCTGGAACCGGGGCATGGGTTTACCGTGCCCGACTCGCTCTTCGCCAAGATCACCGATGAGCAGCGCGAGGATTGGGCGACCCGGTTCGCGGGCATCCGCAGCTAA
- the parE gene encoding DNA topoisomerase IV subunit B, giving the protein MAEDLLAGSEPEQYDASSIEVLEGLEPVRKRPGMYIGGTDERALHHMVAEVLDNSMDEAVAGHANRIEVELHDDNSITVRDNGRGIPIDPHPKFPDKSALEVILCTLHAGGKFSGKAYETSGGLHGVGASVVNALSDMMRVEVARNRELFAQEFSRGVPQGPVQKIGSAPNRRGTTVTFHPDPEIFNTQKLKPKRLFTMVRSKAYLFSGVEIRWKSAVDDGETPVEATFHFPGGLADYLTESLGKTTTYADAPFAGKVSFQEKFGEPGSVEWAINWTPSRDGFVQSYCNTVPTPEGGTHVAGFWAAILKGIRAYGELVGNRKATSITREDLMNGGCALVSCFIREPAFVGQTKDRLSSEGALKLVENSVRDHFDNWLANDTKSAGAILDYLVLRAEERLRRKQEKETARKTATKKLRLPGKLVDCSATNREGTELFIVEGDSAGGSAKMGRNRKTQALLPLRGKILNVLGAASAKLGQNAEINDLCQALGTGMGTRFRLDDLRYDKIIIMTDADVDGAHIASLLMTFFFTQMRPLIDQGHLYLACPPLFRLTQGATRVYCLDEAERDMWLAKGLGGRGKIDVSRFKGLGEMDAKDLKETTMDPAQRKLIRVSIDDDEPGETGDLVERLMGKKPELRFQYIQENARFVEELDV; this is encoded by the coding sequence ATGGCCGAAGACCTCCTCGCCGGTTCCGAACCCGAACAGTATGACGCCTCTTCGATCGAGGTTCTCGAAGGGCTGGAGCCTGTCCGCAAACGCCCCGGCATGTATATCGGCGGCACCGACGAACGCGCGCTGCATCACATGGTGGCCGAAGTTCTGGACAACTCGATGGACGAGGCCGTCGCAGGCCACGCCAACCGGATCGAGGTCGAGCTTCACGACGACAATTCGATCACCGTGCGCGACAATGGCCGCGGCATCCCGATCGATCCGCATCCTAAATTCCCCGACAAATCCGCGCTGGAGGTGATTTTGTGCACCCTGCACGCGGGCGGCAAATTTTCCGGCAAGGCCTATGAAACATCGGGCGGTCTGCACGGTGTGGGGGCCTCGGTCGTCAATGCGCTGTCGGACATGATGCGGGTCGAAGTGGCGCGCAACCGCGAGCTTTTCGCACAGGAGTTCTCACGCGGCGTGCCGCAGGGGCCGGTGCAGAAGATCGGTTCCGCGCCCAACCGGCGCGGCACCACGGTGACGTTCCATCCCGACCCGGAAATCTTCAACACCCAGAAACTGAAGCCCAAGCGCCTGTTCACGATGGTGCGGTCCAAGGCCTATCTGTTTTCGGGTGTCGAAATTCGCTGGAAATCGGCGGTCGATGACGGCGAAACCCCGGTCGAGGCCACGTTCCATTTCCCCGGCGGTCTGGCCGATTACCTGACCGAGTCGCTGGGCAAGACGACGACCTATGCCGACGCGCCATTCGCGGGCAAGGTCAGCTTTCAGGAGAAGTTTGGCGAGCCCGGCTCGGTCGAATGGGCGATCAACTGGACCCCGTCCCGCGACGGGTTCGTGCAATCCTACTGCAACACGGTCCCCACGCCCGAGGGCGGCACCCATGTCGCCGGGTTCTGGGCCGCCATCCTGAAGGGCATCCGCGCCTATGGCGAGTTGGTCGGCAACCGCAAGGCCACCTCGATCACCCGCGAGGATCTGATGAATGGCGGCTGCGCGCTGGTGTCGTGCTTTATCCGCGAGCCTGCCTTTGTCGGGCAGACCAAGGACCGTCTGTCGAGCGAGGGCGCGCTGAAGCTGGTCGAAAATTCGGTCCGCGACCATTTCGACAACTGGCTGGCCAATGACACCAAATCCGCCGGGGCGATCCTTGATTACCTTGTGCTGCGCGCCGAGGAGCGCCTGCGCCGCAAGCAGGAAAAGGAAACCGCGCGGAAGACCGCGACCAAGAAGCTGCGCCTGCCCGGCAAGCTGGTCGATTGTTCGGCCACCAATCGCGAGGGCACAGAGTTGTTCATCGTCGAGGGCGACTCGGCGGGGGGCTCGGCCAAGATGGGCCGCAACCGCAAGACGCAGGCGCTGCTGCCGTTGCGCGGCAAGATCCTGAACGTGCTGGGTGCGGCCTCGGCCAAGCTGGGCCAGAACGCCGAAATCAACGATCTGTGTCAGGCGCTTGGCACCGGCATGGGCACGCGGTTCCGGCTCGACGATCTGCGCTATGACAAGATCATCATCATGACCGACGCCGATGTGGACGGCGCGCATATCGCGTCGCTGCTGATGACGTTTTTCTTTACCCAGATGCGTCCGCTGATCGATCAGGGGCATCTCTACCTTGCCTGTCCGCCGCTGTTCCGCCTGACCCAAGGCGCGACCCGCGTCTACTGTCTGGACGAGGCGGAGCGCGACATGTGGCTGGCCAAGGGGCTGGGCGGACGCGGCAAGATCGATGTCAGCCGGTTCAAAGGTCTGGGCGAAATGGATGCCAAGGATCTGAAGGAAACGACGATGGACCCGGCCCAGCGGAAGCTGATCCGCGTTTCCATCGACGATGACGAACCGGGCGAAACCGGCGATCTGGTGGAACGCCTGATGGGCAAGAAACCCGAACTGCGGTTCCAGTATATTCAGGAAAACGCCCGCTTCGTCGAAGAGCTCGACGTCTGA